The following are from one region of the Phyllostomus discolor isolate MPI-MPIP mPhyDis1 chromosome 9, mPhyDis1.pri.v3, whole genome shotgun sequence genome:
- the LOC114506047 gene encoding cystatin-13-like yields the protein MVLVSRGVYAWGSSKVVRKFEDIPETYVYVQQALWFAMKEYNKASKDKYTFKVVQVLKSQEQVTDSLDYLLEVKIARNMCKKFSGENENCLLPQDPKMQKMFLCTFIVASKPWKFELTMLKKQCKDI from the exons ATGGTCCTCGTGTCCAGAGGTGTCTACGCCTGGGGCTCATCAAAGGTGGTAAGGAAATTTGAAGATATCCCGGAAACCTACGTCTATGTGCAGCAGGCACTGTGGTTCGCCATGAAAGAATATAACAAGGCCAGCAAAGACAAGTATACCTTCAAGGTGGTGCAGGTTCTGAAGTCCCAGGAGCAG GTCACAGATAGTTTGGACTACTTGCTTGAAGTCAAAATTGCTCGAAACATGTGCAAGaaattttcaggagaaaatgaaaactgtctaTTACCACAAGATCCCAAAATGCAAAAG aTGTTTCTTTGCACTTTTATTGTTGCATCCAAGCCCTGGAAATTTGAACTCACTATGCTGAAGAAACAATGCAAAGATATCTAA